A DNA window from Actinokineospora baliensis contains the following coding sequences:
- a CDS encoding RICIN domain-containing protein, producing MKKFSRTVASGLGLASVLLAAGMPASASPAGVTVYKSGDLSSVGSGYTKCVDMTSYASGTIVGLNGCSGVSSQQFHWDSLDGRIFVTGSGNTKCLDLGSYAPGTPVGLYPCSSVSSQQWVFGGVNGQQIYSYGSGFSVCIDVASYANGTTVGVFTCSGVTSQRWDLS from the coding sequence ATGAAGAAGTTCTCGCGCACGGTCGCGTCTGGTCTTGGGCTTGCCTCGGTGCTGCTCGCCGCCGGGATGCCCGCCTCCGCGTCGCCCGCCGGGGTCACGGTCTACAAGTCGGGTGACCTCAGCAGCGTGGGTAGTGGCTACACCAAGTGCGTGGACATGACGTCCTACGCCTCGGGCACGATCGTGGGTCTCAACGGGTGCAGTGGTGTTTCCAGCCAGCAGTTCCACTGGGACTCCCTTGACGGTCGCATCTTCGTCACCGGTTCCGGCAACACCAAGTGCCTCGACCTCGGCTCGTACGCGCCGGGCACGCCCGTGGGGCTCTACCCCTGCAGCAGCGTGAGCAGCCAGCAGTGGGTCTTCGGCGGTGTGAACGGCCAGCAGATCTACAGCTACGGCAGCGGCTTCTCGGTGTGCATCGACGTCGCGTCGTACGCCAACGGCACCACCGTGGGCGTGTTCACCTGCAGCGGCGTTACGAGCCAGCGCTGGGACCTGTCCTGA